The DNA region TAGAGGACCTCGCCAACAAGATCGGATCCGATCCCCGGTACATCCGCCGGCGGGTGCGGATCCTGACGTTGCCCGAGGAAATCTTGACAGGGTGGCGTGACGGCAAGGTATCCCTGGGGCATCTCGAGCAGCTCATGAGACTGTCGCGCAAGGAAGATATACTCGAATGCTACAAGAAGGCAACCGACGAATACAGTCCTTGGTCGGTGGCCGACCTAAGAGAGGAGATTGACGACCGCTCTCCTGAACTCAGCACCGCCCTCTTCGACACGGGAAACTGCGAGACTTGCACCATGAACACGTCCATCCAGGGAGGTATCTTCGGGACCGACTTCACCGCCGAAAAGGCCCTGTGCCTCAATCCCAAATGCTTCAAGGAAAAGCAGGTCAACTACCTCACGGAACACTGGAAAGAGACAGAGGCCGCGGCAGAGTTTCAGACCAATGGTTTTGAGTTGGTTGAGGATATCAATTACGCGGACTATAGCCCTTTCTACTCGCACCATACCGACAAGCTATCCGCGTGCACGGAATGCTCGAAGCTTGTGTCGATCCTCGAACTGAGCGGCCACGTCCGTCTTGGCAGGGCGTGCATGGGCAGCAAGGACTGCTATCGGGCGGTCTTATCCGGAAAAGATGAGTCCGGATCCGGGGCCAATGGCAAGAACACCAGGGTGAATAACATCGGCCCCGAGTTCCAGGACAGGTTTTACCGGGAACGGGTCCCCGTAGAGGCGGCCAGAATGCCGTTCGAGGATGAGCATATCCTCCGCCTCATCGCCCGGAGCCTTCTCTCGGCGAGCTCCAAGAGCACCGAGGAATTCAAAAAGGCCTTCGGCGTCAAGGGCAGCTGGTATGAAGACAAGGAGAAGATATGGATTGCCCTGGAGGCACTTTCCAGTGATGATCTCATCCACTGGATCCGGAAGACGGCTCTCTATTTGACCCTCGAAGACGTCCAGGCCGGTTTCGATATGCCGATGAAGCATGCTATCGGTAGGCACTTCGGGCTTGATCTCGCTCGGGACTGGATTCTTCACAAGGAATACCTGCAGCGCAAGACGATCCCGGAGATCCTCGCCATCTGTAAGGACCTGAAGCTCCTCGAGGGCCCGGAGGTCAAGACGTTCGCGGCAACGAAGCTCCGGCTCAAGACTGAGAAATACGACACCCTCAGAAAGAAGGACCTGATCAGGCTCATTCTCGAATCCGGCATAGATCTCACGGGAAAGGTGCCCAAGGAGATCCTGAAGACAAAATGATATGCCTCTGATATGCACAAAATGCGATCGCCCCGAGGGACAGAGGGAAGGCAACGAGATTCATTGCCGATATTGCGGCAACGTAGCTATAGACGGAGTCGAGCCGAGATGGCCGTTCAAGGAACAGGAGATTACGAAGCGAGACGTGCCAGTAACCGGTCAGATCCTGCCCGGAGCCTGTTGCAGCGAGGGGCAAAGCCCGCTGCAGCTTGCAGAGAGTGTTAGGCCAAAGGAGGCTGATATGGGAAAGAAGAAGTGCAGCGTCGAAGGATGTGAGAAACAGTCCTGGGTCGATGGCCTCTGCCACCGGCATTATACCGAGATGCGCGGCGAGTATGTACCGAAGAGGAAATATCCTCCCCGGACAAAGCACGCCACGAAGGATCCCGCTCCTGAAACGAGAAAGGCCCCGGCTGAAACGAAAGCCCCAAAACCCGAGACCAAAGGACGGAAAAGGCGGCCCGCGATTCCTGCCGGCTTTCCTGCTGGCGTTCTGGACGGAGAGGCTACGCCCCCATCTCTCGAGCCGGGCGATACCGCTGTCATCGTGAAGTTCACGGGCTGCGATCAGCTTCTGGAGGACCTCAGGGTTCTTGCGAAGAAGGAGTTCCGGAACATTGATGCTCAGATCCTGTACATAGTAGACCAGTATCTCAAAATGCCGGTGCTCGACGGCGCCGCTGCGCCTCTCACAGGGAGGATTGACGCGGTCTGCATTGACAGCGAAGAGAGGGTTGCCTCCCTCTGGCTCGATGCCTTCAACCGCAACGTCTGCGGTTTGAGGAACGTGCTGGGGTCCAAAAGTGCCTAAGGTCCTGTACGCCGTTTTCGACCGCAAGAAGGGGATCCTGAAACGCTCCTCGAAAAAGGGGAAGGTTTTGAACTTCTTCGCGGCGCAGCCATTC from Syntrophorhabdus sp. includes:
- a CDS encoding ParB/RepB/Spo0J family partition protein, translated to MPVAKKATKTSGTRKKAPTKKPEKVRPVSEDIPKTHVISHLALDEILPNPRNPRKTFNDVPFTELVLSIQEKGVLQPIIVRPLVDSESDRRKYEIVAGERRWRASVTAGMVTIPAIIRELTDREAFDVMVIENLQREDLDPLEEARAFEAYATEGGDVEDLANKIGSDPRYIRRRVRILTLPEEILTGWRDGKVSLGHLEQLMRLSRKEDILECYKKATDEYSPWSVADLREEIDDRSPELSTALFDTGNCETCTMNTSIQGGIFGTDFTAEKALCLNPKCFKEKQVNYLTEHWKETEAAAEFQTNGFELVEDINYADYSPFYSHHTDKLSACTECSKLVSILELSGHVRLGRACMGSKDCYRAVLSGKDESGSGANGKNTRVNNIGPEFQDRFYRERVPVEAARMPFEDEHILRLIARSLLSASSKSTEEFKKAFGVKGSWYEDKEKIWIALEALSSDDLIHWIRKTALYLTLEDVQAGFDMPMKHAIGRHFGLDLARDWILHKEYLQRKTIPEILAICKDLKLLEGPEVKTFAATKLRLKTEKYDTLRKKDLIRLILESGIDLTGKVPKEILKTK